Proteins found in one Methylobacter sp. S3L5C genomic segment:
- a CDS encoding PilT/PilU family type 4a pilus ATPase, whose product MNLNTLFAIMAEKKASDLFITAGRAPTIKVDNTLIEVSKTPLTAEQALEVVLSTMNPRQKTEFENTKECQYALGVKDIGRFRISAFTQRDSAGMVMRRIENEIPDADSLFLPPVLKEIIMEKRGLILFVGATGTGKSTSLAALIKHRNQNSSGHIITIEDPIEFQHPHMGCIVTQREVGIDTESYEVALKNTLRQAPDVILIGEIRTRETMQNAITFAETGHLCLSTLHANNANQALDRILHFFPDEMHGQLLMDLSLNLKGIVAQQLIKRADGKGRYPAVEILINTPLIKDYIRKGEIDKIKELMKNSREQGMQTFDQALYDLYIAGKISYEDALNSADSRNEVRLMIKLSGENITTFDDNDGMRLSATEENTFFANNAFKRPD is encoded by the coding sequence GATTTATTTATAACCGCAGGAAGGGCTCCGACCATAAAGGTTGATAACACTCTGATTGAGGTTTCCAAGACGCCATTGACAGCAGAGCAGGCTTTAGAGGTTGTCCTGAGTACGATGAACCCGCGACAAAAAACCGAGTTTGAAAATACCAAGGAGTGTCAATATGCCCTGGGTGTAAAAGATATAGGAAGGTTTAGAATCAGCGCCTTTACCCAGCGAGATTCTGCCGGTATGGTAATGCGACGGATTGAAAATGAAATACCCGATGCTGATTCCTTGTTTTTGCCACCTGTTTTAAAAGAAATAATTATGGAAAAACGTGGCCTTATTCTGTTTGTAGGGGCTACAGGCACAGGCAAATCAACCTCATTGGCTGCCTTAATCAAGCATCGTAATCAAAACAGTAGCGGCCATATTATTACCATTGAGGATCCTATAGAGTTTCAGCATCCGCATATGGGTTGTATTGTCACCCAGCGTGAAGTAGGAATTGATACGGAATCTTATGAGGTTGCGTTAAAAAACACACTACGACAGGCACCTGATGTTATTTTGATTGGTGAAATCAGGACACGGGAAACCATGCAGAATGCCATTACTTTTGCCGAGACAGGACATTTATGCCTGTCTACATTACATGCAAACAATGCCAACCAAGCCTTGGATCGAATTTTGCATTTCTTTCCTGATGAAATGCATGGCCAGTTATTAATGGATTTGTCATTGAATCTGAAAGGAATCGTTGCCCAACAATTAATCAAGCGAGCCGATGGCAAGGGTCGCTATCCCGCCGTCGAAATATTGATTAATACGCCATTGATCAAAGATTATATCCGTAAAGGCGAGATTGACAAGATTAAAGAGTTAATGAAAAACTCACGCGAACAAGGTATGCAAACTTTTGACCAAGCCCTGTATGACTTGTATATCGCTGGAAAAATCAGTTATGAAGATGCGTTAAATTCAGCAGATTCAAGAAACGAAGTACGCTTAATGATAAAACTAAGCGGTGAAAATATTACGACTTTTGACGATAATGATGGAATGCGCTTATCAGCAACAGAGGAGAATACATTTTTTGCCAATAATGCTTTTAAAAG